In Rhodamnia argentea isolate NSW1041297 chromosome 4, ASM2092103v1, whole genome shotgun sequence, the following proteins share a genomic window:
- the LOC115754000 gene encoding zinc finger protein STOP1 homolog — MNHSTSSESQPFPPEPSGAAGGSVPVGDGDPRVPLLNLASVAIRMDSVQQFLSQSLSSNTLLSKDQMDMVSTEIGSAIHQIIVNGAALLACSQNPSSDPESGRSDPKLPVQSPMNPPMAKLPDVELKDEKDELESDCEIVELDAVELLAEHVHFCDICGKGFKRDANLRMHMRAHGNQFKTPEALAKPEKSVEVARKTRFSCPFEGCNRNKGHKKFRPLKSVICVKNHFKRSHCPKMYSCNRCNKKSFSVLADLKSHLKHCGESKWRCSCGTSFSRKDKLFGHMALFEGHMPAVAADDEEKASDVVAMEDDEDEDAMVKDEEFASNSADSSFFEGLLDGFGSLDSYSFQDVLNGMGNGMRGFPGV; from the coding sequence ATGAACCACTCTACCTCCTCCGAAAGCCAGCCCTTCCCGCCGGAGCCTTCCGGCGCTGCCGGCGGATCCGTCCCCGTCGGCGATGGCGACCCTCGCGTCCCGCTCCTGAACCTCGCCTCCGTCGCCATCAGGATGGACTCGGTGCAGCAGTTCCTGTCGCAGTCCCTCAGCAGCAACACCCTCCTGAGCAAGGACCAGATGGACATGGTCTCCACGGAGATCGGGTCGGCGATTCACCAGATCATAGTCAACGGCGCCGCCCTGTTGGCCTGCTCTCAGAACCCTAGCTCAGATCCGGAGTCAGGGCGCTCGGATCCGAAGCTGCCGGTCCAAAGCCCCATGAACCCTCCAATGGCGAAGCTGCCGGACGTTGAATTGAAAGACGAGAAGGACGAGCTCGAGTCCGATTGCGAGATCGTGGAGCTCGACGCCGTCGAGCTTCTCGCTGAGCATGTCCACTTCTGCGACATTTGCGGGAAAGGGTTCAAGCGGGACGCGAACCTCAGGATGCACATGCGCGCGCACGGAAATCAGTTCAAGACGCCGGAGGCGCTGGCGAAGCCCGAGAAGTCCGTGGAAGTCGCTCGGAAGACCCGGTTCTCTTGCCCCTTCGAGGGGTGTAATCGGAACAAAGGGCACAAGAAGTTCCGGCCCCTGAAATCGGTGATCTGCGTGAAGAATCACTTCAAGAGGAGCCACTGCCCCAAGATGTACTCGTGCAACAGGTGCAATAAGAAGAGCTTCTCGGTGTTGGCCGATTTGAAGAGCCACTTGAAGCACTGCGGGGAGTCTAAGTGGAGGTGTTCCTGCGGGACTAGCTTCTCTAGAAAGGACAAGTTGTTTGGTCACATGGCTCTGTTCGAGGGTCACATGCCTGCGGTCGCCGCTGATGATGAGGAGAAGGCATCGGATGTTGTTGCTATggaggatgatgaagatgaggatgccATGGTTAAGGACGAGGAGTTTGCCTCGAATTCGGCTGACAGTAGTTTCTTTGAGGGGTTGCTTGATGGGTTTGGATCGCTTGATAGCTACTCTTTTCAAGATGTCTTGAATGGGATGGGCAATGGTATGCGGGGGTTCCCCGGGGTATGA
- the LOC115753999 gene encoding aspartate aminotransferase, cytoplasmic: protein MADSVFHHVVRAPEDPILGVTVAYNKDPSPVKLNLGVGAYRTEEGKPLVLSVVRQAEQSLVNDASRVKEYLPIVGLAEFNKLSAKLILGADCPAIQENRVTTVQCLSGTGSLRVGGEFLARHYHERTIYIPKPTWGNHPKVFTLAGLSVKDYRYYDPATRGLDFQGLLEDLGSAPSGAVVLLHACAHNPTGVDPTVEQWEQIRQLIRSKKLLPFFDSAYQGFASGSLDADAQPVRMFVADGGECLLAQSYAKNMGLYGERVGALSIVCKTSDVAGRVESQLKLVIRPMYSNPPIHGASIVATILRDKDMYNEWTIELKAMADRIISMRHQLFEALKARGTPGDWSHIIKQIGMFTFTGLNSEQVAYMTREYHIYMTSDGRISMAGLSSRTVPHLADAIHAAVTRAS from the exons ATGGCCGATTCCGTCTTCCATCACGTCGTTCGCGCTCCCGAAGATCCTATCCTCGGG GTGACTGTTGCATATAACAAAGATCCTAGTCCAGTCAAGTTGAATTTGGGTGTTGGTGCCTACCGTACAGAG GAAGGAAAACCTCTTGTCCTCAGTGTAGTCAGACAGGCAGAGCAGTCTCTTGTTAATGATGC ATCACGGGTGAAGGAATATCTTCCAATTGTTGGATTGGCAGAGTTCAATAAATTGAGTGCAAAGCTCATCCTTGGTGCTGACTG CCCTGCTATTCAGGAGAACAGGGTCACCACTGTGCAGTGCTTGTCAGGTACAGGTTCACTGAGAGTTGGTGGTGAGTTTTTGGCGAGGCATTACCATGAG CGCACAATATACATTCCCAAACCAACTTGGGGGAACCACCCAAAAGTTTTTACTCTGGCTGGATTATCTGTAAAAGACTATCGATATTACGATCCTGCAACACGTGGACTTGATTTCCaag GTCTGCTAGAAGATCTTGGATCTGCCCCATCTGGAGCAGTTGTCCTACTACATGCCTGTGCTCATAACCCGACTGGTGTTGACCCAACAGTTGAACAATGGGAGCAGATAAGGCAGTTGATAAGATCAAAAAAGTTGTTACCTTTCTTTGACAGTGCCTATCAG ggttttgCCAGCGGAAGTCTTGATGCTGATGCACAACCTGTTCGTATGTTTGTGGCTGATGGTGGTGAGTGCCTGCTAGCACAAAGCTACGCCAAAAACATGGGACTCTATGGAGAGCGTGTTGGAGCCCTAAGCATT GTATGCAAAACATCTGATGTTGCTGGCAGAGTCGAGAGTCAACTGAAACTCGTAATTCGGCCTATGTATTCTAATCCTCCTATTCATGGAGCCTCTATTGTTGCCACAATCCTCAGGGACAA GGACATGTACAATGAATGGACTATTGAATTGAAGGCAATGGCTGACCGCATTATAAGCATGCGTCATCAACTTTTTGAAGCCTTGAAGGCCAGAG gcactCCTGGTGACTGGAGTCACATTATCAAGCAGATTGGCATGTTTACTTTCACCGGATTGAACTCGGAGCAAGTTGCATATATGACCCGAGAATATCATATCTATATGACATCGGACGG GAGAATCAGCATGGCAGGTCTGAGCTCGAGGACAGTTCCTCATCTGGCGGATGCCATTCATGCGGCTGTTACTCGTGCTTCCTAA
- the LOC115753996 gene encoding la protein 1 isoform X1: MASPSLDEETAKRVHRQVEFYFSDSNLPRDNFLKKTISESEDGMVSLALICSFTRMRNHLGLENLKPEEIPEETVKAVADVLRNSDLLKLSEDGKRVGRTTELKAEEVIEQLDTRTIAASPLEYNVKLENVESFFTQFAKVNSVRLPRHVADKRVFCGTALVEFSTQEDAERVLNEGLVYAGVELELKPKKDFDAERAKMMEEFENAPPMSSNHKNNSDPQPDYPKGLLVAFTLKRVGDGGSAEENGTHEPAASDNIDGSNVDESKDPNVDGSKDSSENINAEADQTASENVDADAGLKDTTEDANNGPESSEKERESGEQSAEGASHKDGEKGRSSTSYKKDMNVVMREDLKSVFGKFGTVKFVDFKMGDISGHIRFEEPEAAQKARAAAVLAEEGGILIKNYIATLEPVTGEAEKEYWGLLRGGQDKFRDTRGARGRGERHFRGGKHPRSRGNDSGFGRANKSQKVGR; this comes from the exons ATGGCGTCACCGTCGCTGGACGAAGAAACAGCTAAAAGAGTCCATCGCCAG GTGGAGTTCTATTTCAGCGATAGTAATCTTCCGagggacaattttctcaagaagACGATCAGCGAGAGCGAAGATGGGA TGGTCAGCTTAGCGTTGATTTGCTCGTTCACGCGGATGAGAAACCATCTTGGATTGGAGAATCTGAAGCCTGAGGAGATACCGGAGGAAACAGTGAAGGCAGTGGCTGATGTCCTTCGGAATTCTGATTTGCTTAAACTTTCTGAAGATG GGAAGAGAGTTGGTAGGACCACTGAATTGAAAGCTGAAGAGGTGATTGAGCAACTAGATACAAGAACCATTGCTGCATCACCGCTAGAGTACAATGTAAAGCTGGAAAATGTGGAATCCTTTTTCACTCAATTTGCGAAG GTTAATAGTGTGAGGCTACCTCGCCATGTGGCAGACAAAAGGGTATTTTGTGGCACAGCTTTGGTTGAATTTTCAACCCAGGAAGATGCTGAGAGGGTTTTGAATGAGGGTTTGGTTTATGCAGGAGTTGAATTAGAACTAAAACCAAA GAAGGATTTTGATGCTGAAAGAGCAAAAATGATGGAAGAGTTCGAGAATGCTCCTCCCATGAGTTCAAATCACAAGAATAATTCAGATCCACAGCCAGA CTACCCGAAAGGCTTACTTGTTGCATTCACATTGAAGCGCGTTGGAGATGGAGGTTCTGCTGAGGAAAACGGTACTCATGAGCCAGCAGCAAGTGATAACATAGATGGGTCAAATGTTGATGAGTCTAAAGATCCAAATGTTGACGGGTCTAAAGATTCTTCAGAGAATATCAATGCTGAAGCTGATCAGACAGCATCAGAAAATGTTGATGCTGATGCTGGGCTGAAAGATACAACAGAAGATGCAAATAATGGTCCAGAGAGTAGCGAAAAGGAGCGTGAAAGTGGAGAGCAGTCTGCTGAGGGTGCCTCACATAAGGATGGAGAGAAGGGGAGATCTTCCACATCCTATAAAAAGGACATGAATGTGGTAATGCGTGAGGATCTGAAGAGTGTCTTTGGGAAGTTTGGCACTGTTAAG TTTGTTGACTTCAAGATGGGAGATATTTCTGGTCACATACGGTTTGAAGAACCTGAAGCAGCTCAAAAAGCTCGTGCTGCGGCAGTTCTTGCTGAAGAAGGGGGTATTTTGATTAAAAACTATATTGCCACATTGGAACCTGTTACAG GTGAGGCGGAAAAGGAGTACTGGGGCCTACTTCGTGGTGGCCAGGATAAATTTCGGGATACTAGAGGGGCACGAGGAAG AGGAGAAAGACATTTTAGAGGTGGGAAGCACCCTCGCTCGAGGGGGAATGACTCCGGCTTTGGTCGTGCAAACAAATCTCAGAAGGTAGGCCGATGA
- the LOC115753996 gene encoding la protein 1 isoform X2 — protein MRNHLGLENLKPEEIPEETVKAVADVLRNSDLLKLSEDGKRVGRTTELKAEEVIEQLDTRTIAASPLEYNVKLENVESFFTQFAKVNSVRLPRHVADKRVFCGTALVEFSTQEDAERVLNEGLVYAGVELELKPKKDFDAERAKMMEEFENAPPMSSNHKNNSDPQPDYPKGLLVAFTLKRVGDGGSAEENGTHEPAASDNIDGSNVDESKDPNVDGSKDSSENINAEADQTASENVDADAGLKDTTEDANNGPESSEKERESGEQSAEGASHKDGEKGRSSTSYKKDMNVVMREDLKSVFGKFGTVKFVDFKMGDISGHIRFEEPEAAQKARAAAVLAEEGGILIKNYIATLEPVTGEAEKEYWGLLRGGQDKFRDTRGARGRGERHFRGGKHPRSRGNDSGFGRANKSQKVGR, from the exons ATGAGAAACCATCTTGGATTGGAGAATCTGAAGCCTGAGGAGATACCGGAGGAAACAGTGAAGGCAGTGGCTGATGTCCTTCGGAATTCTGATTTGCTTAAACTTTCTGAAGATG GGAAGAGAGTTGGTAGGACCACTGAATTGAAAGCTGAAGAGGTGATTGAGCAACTAGATACAAGAACCATTGCTGCATCACCGCTAGAGTACAATGTAAAGCTGGAAAATGTGGAATCCTTTTTCACTCAATTTGCGAAG GTTAATAGTGTGAGGCTACCTCGCCATGTGGCAGACAAAAGGGTATTTTGTGGCACAGCTTTGGTTGAATTTTCAACCCAGGAAGATGCTGAGAGGGTTTTGAATGAGGGTTTGGTTTATGCAGGAGTTGAATTAGAACTAAAACCAAA GAAGGATTTTGATGCTGAAAGAGCAAAAATGATGGAAGAGTTCGAGAATGCTCCTCCCATGAGTTCAAATCACAAGAATAATTCAGATCCACAGCCAGA CTACCCGAAAGGCTTACTTGTTGCATTCACATTGAAGCGCGTTGGAGATGGAGGTTCTGCTGAGGAAAACGGTACTCATGAGCCAGCAGCAAGTGATAACATAGATGGGTCAAATGTTGATGAGTCTAAAGATCCAAATGTTGACGGGTCTAAAGATTCTTCAGAGAATATCAATGCTGAAGCTGATCAGACAGCATCAGAAAATGTTGATGCTGATGCTGGGCTGAAAGATACAACAGAAGATGCAAATAATGGTCCAGAGAGTAGCGAAAAGGAGCGTGAAAGTGGAGAGCAGTCTGCTGAGGGTGCCTCACATAAGGATGGAGAGAAGGGGAGATCTTCCACATCCTATAAAAAGGACATGAATGTGGTAATGCGTGAGGATCTGAAGAGTGTCTTTGGGAAGTTTGGCACTGTTAAG TTTGTTGACTTCAAGATGGGAGATATTTCTGGTCACATACGGTTTGAAGAACCTGAAGCAGCTCAAAAAGCTCGTGCTGCGGCAGTTCTTGCTGAAGAAGGGGGTATTTTGATTAAAAACTATATTGCCACATTGGAACCTGTTACAG GTGAGGCGGAAAAGGAGTACTGGGGCCTACTTCGTGGTGGCCAGGATAAATTTCGGGATACTAGAGGGGCACGAGGAAG AGGAGAAAGACATTTTAGAGGTGGGAAGCACCCTCGCTCGAGGGGGAATGACTCCGGCTTTGGTCGTGCAAACAAATCTCAGAAGGTAGGCCGATGA
- the LOC115754002 gene encoding coiled-coil domain-containing protein 25 isoform X2, whose amino-acid sequence MILRERFHVDKMSSAHVYLRMHKGQTIDDISEGVLEDCAQLVKANSIQGNKVNNIDVVYTPWANLKKTPSMDVGQVGFHNSKMVRTVRVEKRLNDVVNRLNRTKVERKPDLKAEREAVNAVERAERKQQLRDKKRREEMERLEKERQAELRSYKGLMVAENMTSNKQIASASKSLQELEEDFM is encoded by the exons ATGATACTTAGAGAAAG GTTCCATGTTGATAAAATGTCCTCTGCTCATGTGTATTTGAGAATGCACAAAGGTCAGACAATTGATGATATTAGTGAAGGTGTGCTGGAGGACTGTGCTCAGCTTGTCAAAGCAAATTCCATCCAAG GTAACAAGGTAAACAACATTGATGTTGTTTATACTCCTTGGGCAAATCTGAAGAAAACGCCATCCATGGATGTTGGTCAAGTTGGTTTCCACAATTCAAAAATG GTTCGCACCGTGAGAGTTGAGAAACGGCTTAATGATGTTGTCAATAGACTGAACCGGACAAAAGTTGAAAGGAAACCTGACTTAAAAG CTGAGCGTGAGGCAGTCAATGCAGTTGAACGAGCAGAAAGAAAGCAACAGCTAAGAGATAAA AAACGACGAGAGGAAATGGAAAGGCTTGAAAAAGAGAGGCAGGCGGAACTAAGGAGCTACAAGGGCTTGATGGTTGCTGAAAATATGACATCGAACAAGCAAATTGCCTCCGCAAGCAAGTCTTTACAGGAACTGGAGGAGGACTTCATGTGA
- the LOC115754002 gene encoding coiled-coil domain-containing protein 25 isoform X1 produces MVFYFKARPEAGDYTIFMGLDKYENEELIKYGFPEDIWFHVDKMSSAHVYLRMHKGQTIDDISEGVLEDCAQLVKANSIQGNKVNNIDVVYTPWANLKKTPSMDVGQVGFHNSKMVRTVRVEKRLNDVVNRLNRTKVERKPDLKAEREAVNAVERAERKQQLRDKKRREEMERLEKERQAELRSYKGLMVAENMTSNKQIASASKSLQELEEDFM; encoded by the exons ATGGTGTTCTACTTCAAGGCCCGTCCGGAGGCAGGCGACTACACCATCTTCATGGGCCTCGACAAGTACGAGAACGAGGAGCTCATCAAGTACGGCTTCCCCGAAGACATTTG GTTCCATGTTGATAAAATGTCCTCTGCTCATGTGTATTTGAGAATGCACAAAGGTCAGACAATTGATGATATTAGTGAAGGTGTGCTGGAGGACTGTGCTCAGCTTGTCAAAGCAAATTCCATCCAAG GTAACAAGGTAAACAACATTGATGTTGTTTATACTCCTTGGGCAAATCTGAAGAAAACGCCATCCATGGATGTTGGTCAAGTTGGTTTCCACAATTCAAAAATG GTTCGCACCGTGAGAGTTGAGAAACGGCTTAATGATGTTGTCAATAGACTGAACCGGACAAAAGTTGAAAGGAAACCTGACTTAAAAG CTGAGCGTGAGGCAGTCAATGCAGTTGAACGAGCAGAAAGAAAGCAACAGCTAAGAGATAAA AAACGACGAGAGGAAATGGAAAGGCTTGAAAAAGAGAGGCAGGCGGAACTAAGGAGCTACAAGGGCTTGATGGTTGCTGAAAATATGACATCGAACAAGCAAATTGCCTCCGCAAGCAAGTCTTTACAGGAACTGGAGGAGGACTTCATGTGA